The genome window TTTgtgtttcctttttttaagAAGCATCCAACGATAGTAAACCACttgcgttaattttttttttttttttaggcttACCTgagtgtattttttattatatattttgtgaGAGTGTAATGCCATTTCGATAAAAGGAAACTGGGCAGAAGTTGTCCCTGGAGTAATTAACAAATTGGCTGAAACTAAATACaccgaaaaatttaaaaatttcaatttcattcacttcatatttttcctcatATCCTGGAACTGCCATATCAAAGAATTGAGCTTGATCATAAAGTATTAATGAAAAAGCAAAAGTTTTAATGAAACGGAGAAACTTAAATTCAAACAGAATATTGACGGAAAATTcgtgaataacaaaaaaatctacctGTATATTATATCATCGTAAATGAAACGAAGCGAGGATCAAAGTAATTGATTTAAtgagtaaatgaaaataattgaagtgaCGGAGAGGTAATGAGAATGGAGCAAAATGATATATCATTAATTTAGAGGTTTAAAAGTATAATAGAATTCAGTATATGTACAGTATTTGTAAAACATGTTTATAATTtgtatggaaaaataaataattgatataaaatcatccttgtattgtaattttcattacGATGCAGAAGGAAATCACCCGTCCGCTATCTATATATGAAACTTTCTGTCGCCGCCGGCCGCCAGAATCGACGGTGGCGCCTCCCACCGCCGGGATCATTACTAATATTGACGTGAACTTCTACTAAGTCGATTCCTCGTTGACCGAAACCGTCGACAAGTACCTCGGGACGCCATGCGTGACGCTGTGTGCCGTTGGCTACTCATTAATGACAATTAACTATGTCATTTAGACAGGTCGTTTGACAGTCGTTAGTCGGTGATTGTCAGACTACTTTTATCGTTTGTGATTGTCAGACTCCAACAAACGAATCCTAcacccaaaaattgaaaaaaactatttggGGACATAAAAATGGCGTTGAGTGGCGCGTCCGGGGATTGCCCCGGAGTGGGGCCTTCACCAATGGTTCTCATTTAAATATGTCATCCAATGGATTAAACGcatacgagacctcaggcttgtgcGCCTTCTGTGCCGTCTTCTGCTCGAGCCTATTTATatactttccaccagctttcttattgaCGGCTTGACGATacttcgctggagagatgtaaaagtagttgtcccagagggtttctcccccgaaactcccggcgaatattttcactggatttaaaataaatctgGGACCTATTTCTGctaatcctccatcttcagtcaggatctggTAGTTTCTGAAgtatatcctgttgtccaggacgctgaatgtgtagatgtggtcgaagaagggcttgcttttggggtggtggttgggcacaccaaatatctgggtgaACAACTCtcgcaggagggcgtagtgaggattttttgaaaagttctcatcgaaggagagaattggacgtgatccctttaggcaattgcctgtcactttcatttctcccattgtgtaaactgtgaaaattgatagtttaaataaatttgaacgtttcaaaaagttaatgaattaaaatgagaaaatgaaaaaaaaaaaagcaaaaaatcaaaacctcattggaaaatagaaattcaaagattaggacagaagtaggaaataaatttgaaaagacaatatggaattgccagattaacttactattctcaaccaAAAATTTGGCAGAGGGACCACTTTtgacatttgaaaaccacatgtaGAGATCTCTCTtcctcctcccttcgaataaaaccgcCTTGTTACAATTTTTGGCTTCGCAAATCTCGTTCACCACCT of Diachasmimorpha longicaudata isolate KC_UGA_2023 unplaced genomic scaffold, iyDiaLong2 ctg00000132.1, whole genome shotgun sequence contains these proteins:
- the LOC135171972 gene encoding ribosome biogenesis protein BRX1 homolog, with amino-acid sequence MEDLKSLMPHHRTEAKMERQKNLQVVNEICEAKNCNKAVLFEGRRKRDLYMWFSNVKSGPSAKFLVENIYTMGEMKVTGNCLKGSRPILSFDENFSKNPHYALLRELFTQIFGVPNHHPKSKPFFDHIYTFSVLDNRIYFRNYQILTEDGGLAEIGPRFILNPVKIFAGSFGGETLWDNYFYISPAKYRQAVNKKAGGKYINRLEQKTAQKAHKPEVSYAFNPLDDIFK